From Blastochloris viridis, one genomic window encodes:
- a CDS encoding DUF6511 domain-containing protein, whose amino-acid sequence MVDLTEQEKAAIRAAMKLVAEIMEEIGWQVRLAELNEAQVLTLIEVAVGGFQDAMHAMATSSEVEVPF is encoded by the coding sequence ATGGTTGATCTCACCGAACAGGAAAAGGCAGCGATCCGCGCCGCCATGAAGCTGGTCGCCGAAATCATGGAGGAAATCGGCTGGCAGGTCCGCCTTGCCGAGCTCAACGAGGCGCAGGTTCTCACGCTCATCGAGGTCGCCGTCGGCGGCTTCCAGGACGCCATGCACGCCATGGCGACAAGCAGCGAGGTGGAGGTGCCGTTCTGA
- a CDS encoding PD-(D/E)XK nuclease family protein — MLNFNHRATIADLVNGAIDAAIVAERASTPPRDYLGASRLGHACERALQFEFVDAPKDEGAGFDGRTLRIFEIGHALESLAIRWLQSAGFELYTRKGNRQDGDQFGFSVAGGRIRGHVDGIIAAAPEPLEIGVPAVWECKTMNAKNWRETVAKGVVVAKPIYAAQIAIYQAYMEAQVPGISDNPAVFTAINKDTAELHHELVPFDAGLAQRISDRAVRILQATDADELLPRIAMTRDFHECRMCPWAERCWGLPA, encoded by the coding sequence ATGCTCAACTTCAACCATCGCGCCACCATCGCCGATCTGGTGAACGGCGCCATCGATGCCGCGATCGTTGCCGAACGGGCCAGCACTCCGCCCCGCGACTATCTCGGCGCGTCACGTCTCGGACACGCCTGCGAGCGCGCCCTCCAGTTCGAGTTCGTGGACGCCCCGAAGGACGAAGGCGCCGGCTTCGATGGTCGGACGCTGCGGATATTCGAGATCGGACACGCGCTCGAAAGCCTGGCGATCCGCTGGCTGCAGAGCGCCGGGTTCGAGCTCTACACCCGCAAAGGCAACCGTCAGGACGGGGATCAATTCGGCTTCTCGGTCGCCGGTGGTCGTATCCGGGGGCATGTCGACGGGATCATCGCCGCCGCGCCCGAGCCGCTCGAGATCGGGGTTCCCGCAGTGTGGGAGTGCAAGACGATGAATGCCAAGAACTGGCGCGAGACCGTGGCCAAGGGCGTCGTCGTGGCGAAGCCCATCTACGCGGCGCAGATCGCCATCTATCAGGCCTACATGGAAGCGCAGGTTCCGGGCATCTCCGACAATCCGGCGGTGTTCACCGCCATCAACAAGGACACCGCCGAACTCCACCACGAGCTCGTACCGTTTGATGCGGGCCTTGCCCAGCGCATTAGCGACCGTGCGGTGCGGATCCTTCAGGCGACGGATGCAGACGAACTGCTGCCCCGGATCGCCATGACGCGCGATTTTCACGAGTGCCGGATGTGCCCGTGGGCGGAACGCTGCTGGGGGTTGCCGGCATGA
- a CDS encoding DEAD/DEAH box helicase produces the protein MLLRPRQKQFVERSVRALDEHGNTLGVAPTGAGKSIMLSAVAGRMVGETPKSTEAKACVLAHRDELTAQNRTKFGRVNPKITTSVIDAKEKSWAGQVTFAMVPTLARAGNLDQLPALDLLVIDEAHHAAADSYRRIIDTALQRNPMCRIYGVTATPNRGDKRGLRPVFSNVADQIRIGELIASGHLVPPRTFVIDVGVQDQLSKVRRTADDFDMAEVDAIMNRSPVTDAVIRHWREKAGERQTVVFCSTVDHARNVTAAFNAAGAAAGLVHGDMTDTDRKATLGAYAAGELRVVVNVAVLTEGWDHPPTSCVVLLRPSSYKSTMIQMVGRGLRTVSPEEHPGVVKTDCIVLDFGTSTLLHGSLEQDVDLNGREPAGEAPTKICPQCEAEVPLGCTECPLCGHVWERADGGEATPLGDFVMSEIDLLKRSSFRWCDLFGDDAALIANGFNAWGGIFFLGGRWYGIGGLQKQRPRLLAMGERTICLAAADDWLNENETDETAHKTRRWLNQPPTDRQLAFLPSECRQDFGLTRYQASALITFRFNRDAIRSLVFGAAEAAPEAVIGRAA, from the coding sequence ATGCTGCTCCGGCCCCGCCAGAAGCAGTTCGTCGAGCGTAGCGTCCGCGCGCTCGACGAGCATGGAAACACCCTCGGCGTCGCGCCTACCGGGGCGGGAAAGTCGATCATGCTCTCGGCGGTCGCCGGGCGCATGGTCGGCGAAACCCCAAAGAGCACCGAAGCCAAGGCCTGTGTGCTCGCCCACCGCGATGAGCTTACAGCGCAGAACCGAACCAAGTTCGGTCGGGTGAACCCGAAGATCACGACCTCGGTCATCGACGCCAAGGAGAAATCCTGGGCTGGCCAGGTCACCTTCGCGATGGTGCCCACGCTCGCGCGTGCTGGCAACTTGGATCAGCTGCCAGCGCTCGATCTCCTGGTGATCGACGAGGCGCACCACGCGGCGGCGGACAGTTATCGCCGCATCATCGACACCGCGCTGCAGCGCAATCCCATGTGCCGGATCTACGGCGTCACGGCGACTCCCAACCGGGGCGACAAGCGCGGTCTGCGTCCGGTGTTCTCGAACGTCGCCGACCAGATCCGGATCGGCGAACTGATCGCATCCGGCCATCTCGTGCCGCCCCGCACCTTCGTGATCGATGTCGGCGTCCAAGATCAGCTCTCCAAGGTGCGCAGGACCGCTGACGATTTCGACATGGCCGAGGTCGACGCGATCATGAACCGCTCGCCGGTCACGGACGCGGTCATCCGCCACTGGCGGGAAAAGGCGGGCGAGCGCCAGACGGTGGTGTTCTGTTCGACAGTCGACCACGCACGCAACGTGACCGCCGCCTTCAACGCGGCGGGCGCCGCGGCGGGGCTGGTCCACGGCGACATGACCGACACCGACCGCAAGGCGACGCTCGGCGCCTATGCCGCCGGGGAACTGAGGGTGGTCGTCAATGTCGCGGTCCTGACCGAAGGCTGGGATCACCCGCCGACGAGTTGCGTCGTGCTGCTGCGGCCGAGCTCCTACAAGTCGACCATGATCCAGATGGTCGGCCGGGGCCTGCGCACGGTTTCGCCCGAAGAGCATCCAGGCGTCGTTAAGACCGACTGCATCGTGCTCGATTTCGGCACATCGACCCTGTTGCATGGATCGCTGGAGCAGGACGTCGACCTCAACGGCCGCGAGCCCGCCGGCGAGGCGCCGACCAAAATCTGCCCGCAGTGCGAGGCCGAGGTGCCGCTCGGCTGCACCGAGTGCCCGCTCTGTGGCCACGTCTGGGAGCGCGCCGACGGTGGCGAGGCGACGCCGCTCGGCGACTTCGTGATGAGCGAGATCGATCTTCTGAAGCGGTCGAGTTTCCGCTGGTGCGATCTCTTCGGCGATGATGCCGCGCTCATCGCGAACGGCTTCAACGCCTGGGGCGGCATCTTCTTCCTCGGTGGCCGCTGGTACGGCATCGGTGGCCTGCAGAAGCAGCGCCCGCGGCTGTTGGCCATGGGCGAACGCACCATCTGCCTCGCGGCCGCCGACGACTGGCTGAACGAAAATGAGACCGACGAAACCGCGCACAAGACCCGCCGCTGGCTGAACCAGCCGCCGACCGATCGGCAGCTCGCCTTCCTGCCATCCGAATGTCGGCAGGACTTCGGGCTCACCCGCTATCAGGCCTCGGCGCTGATTACCTTTCGCTTCAACCGCGATGCGATCCGCTCCCTCGTCTTCGGTGCCGCAGAAGCCGCTCCCGAGGCAGTCATCGGGAGGGCGGCATGA